One Halobaculum roseum DNA window includes the following coding sequences:
- a CDS encoding DUF6166 domain-containing protein, whose product MSGISDPRSHVQSRTTADPDVIYVGYRRRGRAIVEKQSDQQQLTPERSLELANHSPSGFEWGYGGSGPAQLALALLLDYTDDEEVALSEYKAFKTEVVSQLECTGPDGCWRLTGREIDATLHEIVDDPVAPSVN is encoded by the coding sequence ATGAGTGGAATCAGCGACCCACGCTCACACGTACAGTCACGGACCACGGCTGATCCCGACGTCATTTACGTCGGTTACCGTCGTCGAGGCCGCGCCATCGTCGAGAAGCAATCAGACCAACAACAGCTCACGCCAGAGCGGAGTCTCGAGCTGGCAAATCACAGTCCTTCGGGCTTCGAATGGGGATATGGTGGCAGCGGGCCGGCCCAACTCGCACTCGCCCTCCTGCTCGATTACACCGACGATGAGGAGGTAGCGCTTTCGGAGTACAAGGCGTTCAAGACCGAAGTAGTGAGCCAGCTAGAGTGTACAGGACCCGACGGCTGCTGGCGACTCACCGGACGCGAGATAGATGCTACCCTTCATGAGATAGTCGACGACCCAGTTGCACCGTCCGTCAACTAA
- a CDS encoding restriction endonuclease: MAVLDDLSGFEFEDVIEDVFRNLGYENVRQADRTADEGRDVIMEEVVDGTRRAIIVECKHTGTVGRPVVQKLHSAIATFDFDGPKRGMVVTTGRFTNPAQEYADRLQQNDDPHPIELLDGEDLREIADEIGLDLYNGRIEILCDETLRPYDPAADVDAAVEEAFRDVENIEAADLPDPHSSVTFRPVVAVTADTNVVFETSVGVIHRINDRTRFVAHAERGQPQVVDEDVATLVTENLHATVDLDAEQFGEVFDDVEERRFGQTQTEYKEWAVERLQQHHTKTVTYTGDNNVTYNKTCEPNRSDISVQSIEPVYLPEVRHTTDHQKYTYPYEYYAAGPSRMTAEDGIHRCVHCDTSGIDETYTYCPNCGAIACTSHTKTERLEGESICTGCAVTERFALKTKYFYDEENLEAFREEYAEMPLHEKAMENKWLAGGSVVATLLLIVGLLVIGGII, translated from the coding sequence ATGGCTGTACTGGACGACCTCTCAGGGTTCGAGTTCGAGGACGTAATAGAGGATGTCTTCCGCAATCTCGGCTACGAGAACGTCCGTCAGGCCGACCGAACCGCCGACGAGGGTCGCGACGTTATTATGGAGGAGGTCGTCGACGGCACCCGGCGCGCGATCATCGTGGAGTGCAAGCACACGGGGACGGTCGGACGGCCGGTCGTCCAGAAGCTCCACTCAGCAATCGCGACCTTCGACTTCGACGGCCCCAAACGCGGGATGGTCGTCACGACCGGCCGGTTCACGAACCCGGCTCAGGAGTACGCCGACCGCCTCCAGCAGAACGACGACCCCCATCCAATCGAGCTGCTCGATGGCGAGGACCTCCGGGAGATCGCCGACGAGATCGGCCTCGACCTCTACAACGGTCGCATCGAGATTCTCTGCGACGAAACGCTACGTCCCTACGACCCGGCCGCCGACGTCGACGCGGCCGTCGAAGAGGCGTTCCGCGACGTCGAGAACATCGAGGCCGCCGACCTCCCAGACCCACACTCATCGGTGACGTTCCGGCCGGTGGTGGCGGTCACCGCGGACACGAACGTCGTCTTCGAGACGTCGGTGGGCGTCATCCACCGGATTAACGATCGGACGCGATTCGTTGCCCACGCCGAACGCGGGCAGCCGCAGGTCGTCGACGAGGACGTCGCGACGCTGGTCACCGAGAACCTCCACGCGACGGTCGATCTCGACGCCGAGCAGTTCGGAGAGGTGTTCGACGACGTCGAGGAGCGGCGGTTCGGCCAGACTCAGACGGAGTACAAGGAGTGGGCCGTCGAGCGGCTCCAGCAGCACCACACGAAAACGGTCACCTACACCGGCGACAACAACGTCACCTACAACAAGACCTGCGAGCCGAACCGCTCGGACATCTCCGTCCAGTCGATCGAGCCGGTGTACCTTCCCGAGGTTCGGCACACCACCGACCACCAGAAGTACACCTATCCCTATGAGTACTACGCGGCGGGCCCCTCACGAATGACCGCCGAGGACGGCATCCATCGGTGCGTCCACTGTGACACGAGCGGCATCGACGAAACGTACACGTACTGTCCGAACTGCGGGGCGATCGCCTGCACCAGCCACACGAAAACGGAGCGGCTGGAAGGTGAGTCGATCTGTACGGGCTGTGCGGTGACGGAACGGTTCGCGCTGAAGACGAAGTACTTCTACGACGAGGAGAATCTCGAGGCGTTCCGCGAGGAGTACGCCGAAATGCCGCTTCACGAAAAGGCGATGGAGAACAAGTGGCTGGCCGGGGGGAGCGTGGTCGCGACGCTGCTGCTCATCGTCGGACTACTCGTCATCGGCGGCATCATCTAA
- a CDS encoding DUF7389 domain-containing protein has product MSEHTQQPRVDSESQQNRERQVPTEYVERSDVGVSLTVKLTRGTGTRDQDKITAKVKGKTLEDAREDMETLREYIHDLAEDTRQIQPADPHE; this is encoded by the coding sequence ATGTCAGAACACACTCAGCAGCCTCGTGTGGACTCAGAATCGCAACAGAACCGTGAGCGTCAGGTGCCAACCGAGTACGTCGAGCGAAGCGATGTCGGCGTCTCACTCACCGTCAAACTCACTCGCGGTACTGGCACCCGCGATCAAGACAAGATCACGGCCAAAGTGAAGGGTAAGACGCTCGAAGACGCCCGCGAGGATATGGAAACCCTCCGCGAGTATATCCACGACCTCGCTGAGGACACTCGCCAGATCCAGCCAGCCGACCCACACGAATAG